Proteins encoded in a region of the Elaeis guineensis isolate ETL-2024a chromosome 7, EG11, whole genome shotgun sequence genome:
- the LOC105049132 gene encoding xylan glycosyltransferase MUCI21: MGTQHHRVYYFLQLRRGEGEPQLKASCKLPSQMYFFDNSPKKPKRLLLRLIFLLILASCSLFFFPRLLFCSSSHLCPLFYSFGDEEKLQVLQVGTRVPCSSPIPNNTICCDRSAFRTDVCFMRGDVRTQSYSKSILLYPGNNASIPAPATEERIRPYTRKWETSVMATIDELRLTAAAGGGGSGCDVRHAVPAVVFSAGGYTGNVYHEFNDGIIPLFITSQKFNRRVVFVVLDYHNWWFTKYGDVLSRLSDHPPLDFFGDSRAHCFLEAIVGLRIHDELTVDAERMENNKTIFDFRQLLDDAYRPRIRSLEYDEQQTSPWPSMNIAKRHNLRSSYQPKLMIMSRNGSRAIENELKLVKLGEEIGFIVEILRPDRTTELAKIYRALNSSDAMIGVHGAAMTHLLFMRPGSVFIQIVPLGTDWAAKTYYGDPAVRMGLWYVGYKILKRESSLYREYDKSDPVLRDPRSMAKKGWHVTKRVYLDRQNVNLDLKRFRKHLIRAHKYLVSKKRIKHGKEK, translated from the exons ATGGGGACGCAGCATCACAGAGTCTACTATTTTCTTCAGCtaagaagaggagaaggagagcCACAACTAAAGGCGAGCTGCAAGCTCCCTTCTCAGATGTACTTCTTTGACAACTCCCCCAAGAAGCCCAAACGTCTTCTTCTTCGCCTTATCTTCCTCTTGATCCTCGCCTCTTGTAGCCTATTCTTCTTCCCTCGACTCCTCTTCTGCTCCTCCTCTCATCTTTGCCCTCTCTTCT ACTCTTTTGGAGATGAAGAGAAGCTGCAAGTCCTCCAAGTTGGAACAAGGGTCCCCTGTTCTTCTCCTATCCCGAATAACACTATCTGCTGCGACCGCAGCGCCTTTCGCACCGATGTTTGCTTCATGAGAGGGGACGTTCGGACCCAGTCTTATTCCAAGAGTATTCTCCTTTATCCCGGGAATAACGCGTCTATCCCCGCCCCGGCGACGGAGGAAAGGATTAGGCCTTACACTCGGAAGTGGGAGACCAGCGTGATGGCCACCATCGATGAGCTCCGCCTGACCGCCGCCGCCGGCGGTGGCGGCAGCGGTTGCGACGTCCGGCATGCGGTCCCGGCGGTGGTGTTCTCCGCCGGTGGTTATACCGGCAACGTGTACCATGAGTTCAACGATGGGATTATTCCACTGTTCATCACTTCTCAGAAATTTAACAGGCGGGTGGTGTTTGTTGTTCTGGATTACCATAACTGGTGGTTCACCAAGTACGGGGATGTGCTATCCCGCCTCTCAGATCATCCGCCGCTTGATTTCTTTGGTGACTCGAGGGCTCATTGCTTCCTGGAAGCCATTGTTGGACTAagaattcatgatgaattgacggTGGACGCAGAGCGAATGGAGAACAACAAAACAATTTTCGACTTCCGCCAGCTTCTCGACGATGCCTACCGGCCTCGAATTCGATCACTCGAATATGATGAGCAGCAAACAAGCCCCTGGCCATCAATGAACATTGCCAAGCGGCATAATTTGCGGAGTTCCTACCAACCGAAACTCATGATCATGTCAAGAAATGGATCAAGAGCGATCGAAAACGAGCTCAAGCTGGTGAAATTAGGCGAAGAGATTGGTTTCATTGTCGAGATATTGAGGCCGGACCGGACGACCGAGCTGGCGAAGATATACCGAGCATTGAATTCAAGCGATGCCATGATTGGAGTCCATGGAGCAGCCATGACTCATCTGTTGTTCATGAGGCCGGGTTCGGTGTTCATTCAAATTGTGCCGCTAGGGACCGACTGGGCCGCCAAGACCTACTACGGCGACCCAGCGGTGAGAATGGGGTTGTGGTATGTGGGGTATAAGATTCTAAAGAGAGAGAGCTCGTTGTACAGAGAGTATGACAAAAGTGACCCAGTGCTAAGGGACCCCAGAAGTATGGCCAAGAAAGGGTGGCATGTGACCAAGAGAGTCTATTTGGATCGCCAGAATGTGAATTTGGATTTGAAGCGGTTTAGAAAGCATCTGATTCGTGCTCACAAGTATCTGGTTTCGAAGAAAAGAATCAAACATGGCAAGGAGAAGTAG